Part of the Janibacter endophyticus genome is shown below.
GCCGCCCCTGACGGCAGGTAGTCTCGCGGCCATGGCAGACAGCACCCGCTCGACGATCCTCATCAACGCCCCGGCGGGCGAGATTATCGACGTCATCGCCGATCTCGAGTCCTACCCCGAGTGGGTCAAGGACATGAAGGACGTCGAGATTCTCTCCGAGGACGGCGACGGGTGGCCGGACCGAGCACGCCTGACCCTCGACGCCGGGCCGATCAAGGACACCTACTCCCTCGACTACACCTGGGACGTCGACGAGGACGGGCTCGGCTCCGTCTCGTGGACGCTCGTCGAGGCGACGATCCTCAAGGCGATGGACGGCACGTACACCCTCGAGGACGTCGGGGACGGCCAGACCAAGGTCATCTACGACCTTGCCGTCGACATCAACATCCCGATGCTCGGGATGATCAAGCGCAAGGCTGCCAAGGTCATCACCGACACGGCGCTCAAGGAGCTCAAGAAGCGCTGCGAGGGCTGATCGCCCCACCCAGGAGTGAGCTGTCGTGACCATGGTGCACCTCGTCACCGGCGGTGACGAGGCCCGACGGCAGCGGCTCGTCAGCGACCTCCGCACCGCCGGGGTGACCCGTGTCCTCACGTGGGGGAGCGGGCTTGTCACGCCGGGTGCGCACGCGCTCGACCTCCAGGACGCCGACGCGCTGGCGCCCACGTCGCTGGCCGACCTCGATGCGGCGGGGCGTGCCCTGCTCGCCGACCTCGACCTGCCTGGTGACGTCGCGACGGACCTCCTCGCCGGCCTGGGCGACCCCGACCTGCGAGCTCTCCTGGGGATCGCCGCCGCGCTGACGAGCACGGGCTCCCACGCCGCTCGCACGCGCGCAGGCGCCCAGCTCGTCGTCCTCGTCCCGGTGGAGTCCGACCCCGCGCGGCTCGTCGCCCTGCCCGCCCGCGCCGCCCGGATCGCCCGCGCTCTCGTCCCGCTCCTGGCCCGCTGGGACGCTCTCGTCGCACCACCCGGCATCGGCGCGCTGCGCCGGCCGCAACCGGCCACCCTCGCCGCGGCACGCGAGGTCGCCGACCTCCTCGAGCCGCTGGACGCGCTGCTCGCCGGCGATGCCGTCGTCCACCACCTGCCCGGCCCGGGGCTCGTCGAGGCAGCCCGGGCCGTCGACCTCACGATCGCCCTGGCCCTCATGGGTCGCGTCCTCGGGGAGGACCCGGCCGGCGGCGGGGGCGACGCCGAGGCGCCGGAGGGTCCCCCCTTCGCGCTGCGGCTGCCGCTGCCCGGCCTGACCGCCGACGAGATCGTCCTCGAGCGCGAGGGCGACGACGTCGTCGTCACCGTCGGCCGGCACTCGCGCAGCACCCAGCTCAGCGCGCTGCACCGGCGCTGCGTCATCACCGACGCCCGGATGCGGCAGGGCGTGCTCACGCTCGAGCTCGAGCCGGACAGCGGGGAGTGGCCCCGATGACCGGCCCGGAGGAGCAGCTCGCCGAGGTCGTCGAGACCCTGCTCGAGCGGCTCCGCGAGATCGACGCCGACGAGCTCGCCGACCGGCTCGTCGAGCGGGACCCGGCGATCGCCGACCGGCTGCTCACCGGCCTCGTCGTCATCGGCGAGGCGCTGGGCCAGGCGTTCTCCGACGCCGTACCTGCCGAGCCGCGACCGGCCCGGGCACGCATCCGGATCGCGGTCCGTGACGACGACGCGCTCGACGCCGGCGAGACGGCAGGATGAGCGGGTGAGCCAGGACACGACCCTTGACCATCGGCCCGCGATCGGCATCGACGTCGGGGGCACGAAGATCGCGGGGGCGCTCGTCGCCCGCGACGGCACGATCCTCGAGCGGGCCCGGGTCGCGACGCCGGCGCAGAGCACCGAGGAGATCATCGGCGCCATCGGCGAGGTCGTCCGCGAGCTCGTGGCGGCCGCGGGCGAGGACGGGGTGCGCGGTGTCGGGCTCGCGTGCGCCGCCTTCGTCGACGGGGAGCGCGGGCACGTCTGGTTCGCCCCCAACCTCGCCTGGCGCGACCTGGACCTCGGGGCCCGCGTCGAGGAGCTCGTCGGCCTGCCCGTCGTCGTCGAGAACGACGCCAACGCCGCCGCCTGGGGCGAGTACGTCCACGGTGCCGGTCGCGACGTCGACGACATGGTCCTGCTCACCCTCGGCACCGGCGTGGGCGGTGGCTGCATCTCCCGCGGCCGGCTGCTCACCGGCGCCTTCGGCATCGGCGGGGAGCTCGGCCACATCGTCCTCGACCCCACCGGCCCCCGGTGCGGCTGCGGCAACCACGGCTGCCTCGAGGTGCTCGCCTCGGGGACCGCGCTCATGCGTGCGGCAGCCGACCTCGTCACCTCCGGCTCGGCAGAGGCCGGCCCGCTCCGGGAGCGGTGCGGGGGAGACCCCGACGCCCTCTCCGGCCGGGACATCGACGAGCTGGCCGCCGCTGGGGACCCCGGCGCGGTCGGCCTGCTCGCGGACCTCGGCACGCACCTGGGCCACGGGATCGCCTCGGTGTGCGCCGTCCTCGACCCGCGTCTCGTCGTCATCGGCGGAGGCGTCTCCCGCGCCGGCGAGCTCGTCGTCGGCCCTGCCCGGAAGGCCTTCGAGCAGCGCCAGATCGGGCGCGGCCACCGGCCCACCCCGAGTGTCGTGGCGGCCGACCTCGGCAACGACGCGGGGGTCGTCGGGGCGGCGGACCGGGCCCAGGTGGTCCTCGACGAGCGGGCGGCCCGGTGACCGCGACCCACGGCACGCTGACGATCGGTGTCGACATCGGCGGCACCAAGGTCTCCGCCGGGGTCGTCGACCGGCACGGCCGCATCGCCTCGCGGACCCGGCGTGACACCCCGCACCGCTCGACCGCCCCGTCCGTCGTCGAGGACGCCATCGTCTCGGTCATCGACGAGCTCCTCGCCGGGCCGGAGGGTGGGGGCGTCGGTGCCGTCGGGATCGGGGCGGCCGGGTTCGTCTCCGCGGACGGCAGCCACGTCGTCTTCGCCCCGCACCTGTCGTGGCGCGACGAGCCGCTGCGCGCCTCGCTCGCCCGGCGCGTCGACCTGCCGATCACCGTCGACAACGACGCCAACGGCGCGCTGTGGGCCGAGCACCGGTTCGGCGCCGCCCGCTCGACGAGCCACGCCGTGATGATCACCCTCGGCACGGGCATCGGTGGCGCCGTGCTCGTCGACGGCCGCCTCATGCGCGGACGGTGGGGGATCGCGGGAGAGTTCGGGCACATGCAGGTCGTCCCCGCGGGGCTGCGCTGCGAGTGCGGCAACCGCGGCTGCTGGGAGCAGTACTCCTCGGGCAACGCCCTCGTCCGCGAGGCCCGCTCGCTCGTCGCTGCGCGCTCGCCCCTGGCCACCGACCTGCTCGCGCGCGCCGGTGGCGACCCGGCCAACCTCAGCGGGCCGATGATCACCGAGGCCGCTCGGGCGGGGGACCGGACCTCGACCGAGCTGCTCGCCGAGGTCGGCACCTGGCTGGGCGTCGGCATGGCCAACCTCGCGGCCGCCCTCGACCCGCAGGTCTTCGTCGTCGGGGGCGGCGTGAGCGCGGCCG
Proteins encoded:
- a CDS encoding SRPBCC family protein is translated as MADSTRSTILINAPAGEIIDVIADLESYPEWVKDMKDVEILSEDGDGWPDRARLTLDAGPIKDTYSLDYTWDVDEDGLGSVSWTLVEATILKAMDGTYTLEDVGDGQTKVIYDLAVDINIPMLGMIKRKAAKVITDTALKELKKRCEG
- a CDS encoding ArsA family ATPase is translated as MVHLVTGGDEARRQRLVSDLRTAGVTRVLTWGSGLVTPGAHALDLQDADALAPTSLADLDAAGRALLADLDLPGDVATDLLAGLGDPDLRALLGIAAALTSTGSHAARTRAGAQLVVLVPVESDPARLVALPARAARIARALVPLLARWDALVAPPGIGALRRPQPATLAAAREVADLLEPLDALLAGDAVVHHLPGPGLVEAARAVDLTIALALMGRVLGEDPAGGGGDAEAPEGPPFALRLPLPGLTADEIVLEREGDDVVVTVGRHSRSTQLSALHRRCVITDARMRQGVLTLELEPDSGEWPR
- a CDS encoding ROK family glucokinase, translating into MSQDTTLDHRPAIGIDVGGTKIAGALVARDGTILERARVATPAQSTEEIIGAIGEVVRELVAAAGEDGVRGVGLACAAFVDGERGHVWFAPNLAWRDLDLGARVEELVGLPVVVENDANAAAWGEYVHGAGRDVDDMVLLTLGTGVGGGCISRGRLLTGAFGIGGELGHIVLDPTGPRCGCGNHGCLEVLASGTALMRAAADLVTSGSAEAGPLRERCGGDPDALSGRDIDELAAAGDPGAVGLLADLGTHLGHGIASVCAVLDPRLVVIGGGVSRAGELVVGPARKAFEQRQIGRGHRPTPSVVAADLGNDAGVVGAADRAQVVLDERAAR
- a CDS encoding ROK family glucokinase, coding for MTATHGTLTIGVDIGGTKVSAGVVDRHGRIASRTRRDTPHRSTAPSVVEDAIVSVIDELLAGPEGGGVGAVGIGAAGFVSADGSHVVFAPHLSWRDEPLRASLARRVDLPITVDNDANGALWAEHRFGAARSTSHAVMITLGTGIGGAVLVDGRLMRGRWGIAGEFGHMQVVPAGLRCECGNRGCWEQYSSGNALVREARSLVAARSPLATDLLARAGGDPANLSGPMITEAARAGDRTSTELLAEVGTWLGVGMANLAAALDPQVFVVGGGVSAAGDLLLDPAREAFARQLTGRGYRPQAEIVVATLGPEAGLIGAAALAESALAGSGPEGHPA